A genome region from Crossiella equi includes the following:
- a CDS encoding S1 family peptidase, with amino-acid sequence MRIGAVLAVAALLVALLPAAARAEEDVPPGLAEAVRRDLGKDVAAHLDAARAADSAARTALRLRRELGERFGGAWFEDGLHVAVTDAASAARVRAAGGQAHQRPVSAAALDRAVVLLGRWARTRAHLVPAIAVDARGGRLLVTRTGPVDLPPVAVPVVTVLREELPQLERDLQGGDGVQAGVRACTLGFTAVDRLGRGRVLTARHCFAADRRALLPGGEPLGLADEDGPGGDDAVVVRVGEGHRLRPGVGGLRLTGVTEPLAGQEVCKSGRTTGWQCGRVTSAQVRVSLEGRALTVLAHTACGRPGDSGGPLLSGRLALGITTGGAPNRGSACAGDVSYAEPLARDVLPDFRGDAALTLLTENGDADGDGLPDLAELGPNLSEPRDTNGNGVAAYRDADEPELAAPRLTSPADGARTTVRRAVLSGTAKPNSTVLLTFRGRTTELRVDSAGKWLRPATGDEPFGTHEITLRQRQGGATSRAAVFRFALVPPPPEVTEPRPGTRGPAVAGTALPGALVTVHAGETPLGESTAAANGWWSVPLPPTATRVRAAQTLSGATSDPTEVAFGHAEQPVPPSSAPSGTGGLARTGTSGGLWLAGVGALAVLGGGVLLRRSRRRSFHGR; translated from the coding sequence ATGAGGATCGGCGCGGTGCTGGCGGTGGCGGCACTGCTGGTGGCGTTGTTACCGGCGGCGGCACGGGCCGAGGAGGACGTGCCGCCGGGGCTGGCCGAGGCGGTGCGCCGGGACCTCGGCAAGGACGTGGCGGCCCACCTCGACGCGGCCCGGGCCGCCGACTCCGCCGCCCGCACCGCCCTGCGGCTGCGCAGGGAGCTGGGCGAGCGCTTCGGCGGGGCCTGGTTCGAGGACGGCCTGCACGTCGCGGTGACCGACGCCGCCTCGGCCGCCAGGGTCCGGGCCGCGGGTGGGCAGGCACACCAGCGCCCGGTCAGCGCCGCCGCCCTGGACCGCGCGGTCGTGCTGCTGGGCCGGTGGGCGCGCACCCGTGCCCACCTGGTGCCCGCGATCGCCGTGGACGCGCGCGGCGGCCGGCTGCTGGTGACGCGCACCGGGCCGGTGGACCTGCCCCCGGTGGCCGTGCCGGTGGTGACCGTGCTGCGCGAGGAGCTCCCGCAGCTGGAGCGCGACCTCCAGGGCGGGGACGGGGTCCAGGCGGGTGTGCGGGCCTGCACGCTGGGCTTCACCGCGGTGGACCGGCTCGGCCGGGGCCGCGTGCTGACCGCGCGGCACTGCTTCGCCGCCGACCGCCGTGCGCTGCTGCCCGGTGGCGAACCGCTCGGCCTGGCCGACGAGGACGGGCCGGGCGGGGACGACGCGGTGGTCGTTCGGGTCGGCGAGGGGCACCGGCTGCGGCCCGGTGTGGGCGGGCTGCGGCTGACCGGGGTCACCGAACCCTTGGCGGGACAGGAGGTCTGCAAGTCCGGGCGCACCACCGGCTGGCAGTGCGGACGCGTGACCAGCGCGCAGGTCCGGGTGAGCCTGGAGGGCCGGGCGCTGACCGTGCTGGCGCACACCGCTTGCGGGCGGCCCGGCGACTCCGGCGGTCCGCTGCTGTCCGGGCGCCTCGCGCTGGGCATCACCACCGGCGGGGCGCCGAACCGGGGCAGTGCCTGCGCGGGCGACGTCTCCTACGCCGAACCGCTGGCCCGGGACGTGCTGCCGGACTTCCGGGGTGATGCCGCGCTGACCCTGCTGACCGAGAACGGCGACGCCGACGGCGACGGCCTGCCCGACCTGGCCGAGCTGGGCCCGAACCTGAGCGAACCCAGGGACACCAACGGCAACGGCGTGGCCGCCTACCGGGACGCGGATGAGCCCGAGCTGGCCGCACCCAGGTTGACCTCCCCGGCCGACGGCGCGCGCACCACCGTCCGCCGCGCGGTGCTCTCCGGCACCGCCAAGCCGAACTCGACCGTGCTGCTGACCTTCCGGGGCCGCACGACCGAGCTGCGCGTGGACAGCGCGGGCAAGTGGCTGCGGCCCGCCACCGGGGACGAGCCCTTCGGCACGCACGAGATCACCCTGCGCCAGCGGCAGGGCGGCGCGACCTCGCGCGCGGCCGTCTTCCGCTTCGCCCTGGTACCACCGCCGCCGGAGGTCACCGAGCCGAGGCCGGGCACCCGGGGCCCCGCCGTCGCGGGCACCGCGCTGCCCGGCGCGCTGGTCACCGTGCACGCGGGCGAGACCCCGCTCGGTGAGAGCACCGCGGCCGCGAACGGCTGGTGGAGCGTGCCGCTGCCGCCGACCGCCACGCGGGTGCGGGCGGCGCAGACGCTGTCCGGGGCCACCTCCGACCCGACCGAGGTGGCGTTCGGCCATGCGGAGCAACCGGTTCCGCCGTCGAGCGCGCCGTCCGGCACGGGCGGGCTCGCGCGCACCGGCACGTCCGGCGGGCTCTGGCTGGCGGGGGTCGGGGCGCTCGCCGTGCTCGGCGGCGGGGTGCTGCTGCGGCGCTCTCGACGCCGGTCATTCCACGGCCGTTGA
- a CDS encoding EAL domain-containing protein: MAEASRQVRQPTPRRSGQRKRHTLARKWAYVLAETNYVPLSQAELEAEVGGMLDLLCELVRADPPRNASVKPVAARLVELNSGGEEALTRTMEILGRGLLALPECQPVQDSASRVVATLGALAAAVASATQQATLAQQENLKLSLLKAVRDARWNLRAAETRFEEVATATASGIMITDLTGTLVTVNASVGAILDRSPAELTGHNLFDLMAPGHAPVLREDYTALAEGRLPRVKRSQRLLKRDGDQVMVSLTASLLRGADEVPTHIVTVVEDGTELTLLRNELNRQALHDVSTGLPNGQYFGTQLETLLRRADPKLGVTLLHLELDAFVAVRDGLGDRVAEQLLVAAAQRLRAALTGHKVLLARLTGGEFAVLVEHAAVPDLVSLVRSVREELAEPTYVDGHGTTTAASIGVVHRPPLDTPPSALLLRARQALRRARAGGGGQWELSHPEQDALDRERDVLAATMPGAFENGAIQARYRPLVRLADGVVAGVEVLVCWEHPEAGRLADERCRELAESTGQMVHVGEWLLRTGCGQTGWWRQRLGRELVLAMSLSPQQAADGDLLTRLVAVLAETSFPAGSLLLEVPATALALNHGESHDNLRTLGDLGVHTVLRGFGLGTGALAAATDLSVNSVRLDHRLVGRELVDGSPVTEALRELPTLAHRAGISVIVDGVSTAEQAEFWLAAEADLASGDHFGLPGSPDELAAAFTEPRWRAGTP; this comes from the coding sequence ATGGCTGAAGCCAGCCGCCAGGTCCGACAGCCGACACCGCGGCGGAGCGGCCAGCGCAAGCGGCACACCCTGGCCCGCAAGTGGGCGTACGTGCTGGCCGAGACGAACTACGTGCCGCTGTCCCAGGCCGAGCTGGAGGCCGAGGTGGGCGGGATGCTGGACCTGCTCTGCGAGCTGGTCCGGGCCGACCCGCCGCGCAACGCCTCGGTCAAGCCGGTCGCCGCGCGGCTGGTCGAGCTGAACAGCGGTGGCGAGGAAGCCCTGACGCGCACCATGGAGATCCTCGGCCGGGGCCTGCTCGCGCTGCCGGAGTGCCAGCCGGTGCAGGACTCCGCCTCCCGGGTGGTGGCCACGCTGGGCGCGCTGGCCGCCGCGGTGGCCTCGGCCACGCAGCAGGCCACGCTGGCTCAGCAGGAGAACCTGAAGCTCTCCCTGCTCAAGGCCGTGCGCGACGCGCGGTGGAACCTGCGGGCGGCGGAGACCCGGTTCGAGGAGGTCGCCACCGCCACCGCGAGCGGCATCATGATCACCGACCTGACCGGCACGCTGGTCACGGTGAACGCCTCGGTCGGCGCCATCCTCGACCGGTCCCCGGCGGAGCTGACCGGGCACAACCTGTTCGACCTGATGGCGCCCGGGCACGCGCCGGTGCTGCGCGAGGACTACACCGCGCTGGCCGAGGGCAGGCTGCCGAGGGTCAAGCGGTCGCAGCGGCTGCTCAAGCGCGACGGCGACCAGGTCATGGTCTCCCTCACCGCGTCCCTGCTGCGCGGCGCCGACGAGGTGCCCACCCACATCGTCACCGTGGTCGAGGACGGCACCGAGCTGACCCTGCTGCGCAACGAGCTCAACCGGCAGGCGCTGCACGATGTGTCCACCGGCCTGCCGAACGGCCAGTACTTCGGCACCCAGCTGGAGACCCTGCTGCGCCGGGCCGACCCGAAGCTCGGCGTGACGCTGCTGCACCTGGAGCTGGACGCCTTCGTGGCGGTGCGCGACGGGCTGGGCGACCGGGTGGCCGAGCAGCTGCTGGTGGCCGCGGCCCAGCGGCTCCGGGCGGCGCTGACCGGGCACAAGGTGCTGCTCGCCCGCCTCACCGGCGGCGAGTTCGCGGTGCTGGTGGAACACGCGGCCGTGCCGGACCTGGTGTCACTGGTGCGGTCGGTGCGGGAGGAGCTGGCTGAACCGACCTATGTGGACGGTCACGGCACCACGACCGCGGCCAGCATCGGCGTGGTGCACCGCCCGCCGCTGGACACCCCGCCCTCGGCGTTGCTGCTGCGCGCTCGGCAGGCGTTGCGCCGGGCCAGGGCCGGTGGCGGCGGGCAGTGGGAGCTGTCCCACCCCGAGCAGGACGCGCTCGACCGGGAGCGGGACGTGCTGGCCGCCACGATGCCCGGCGCGTTCGAGAACGGCGCGATCCAGGCGCGGTACCGCCCGCTGGTGCGGCTGGCCGACGGCGTGGTGGCCGGGGTGGAGGTCCTGGTGTGCTGGGAGCACCCCGAGGCCGGGCGGCTGGCGGACGAGCGCTGCCGTGAGCTGGCCGAGAGCACCGGGCAGATGGTGCACGTGGGCGAGTGGCTGCTGCGCACCGGCTGCGGCCAGACGGGCTGGTGGCGGCAGCGGCTGGGCCGCGAGCTGGTGCTCGCGATGAGTCTGAGCCCCCAGCAGGCCGCCGACGGTGACCTGCTGACCAGGCTGGTCGCGGTACTGGCGGAGACCTCGTTCCCGGCGGGCTCGCTGCTGCTGGAGGTCCCGGCCACCGCGCTCGCGCTCAACCACGGCGAGAGCCACGACAACCTGCGCACGCTGGGCGATCTCGGGGTGCACACGGTGCTCCGCGGCTTCGGGCTGGGCACCGGCGCGCTGGCCGCGGCCACCGACCTGTCGGTGAACTCGGTCCGGCTCGACCACCGGCTGGTGGGCCGGGAGCTGGTCGACGGCTCGCCGGTCACCGAGGCGCTGCGCGAGCTGCCGACCCTGGCGCACCGCGCGGGCATCTCGGTGATCGTGGACGGGGTCAGCACCGCCGAACAGGCCGAGTTCTGGCTCGCCGCCGAGGCCGACCTCGCCTCCGGCGACCACTTCGGCCTGCCCGGCAGCCCGGACGAGCTGGCCGCCGCCTTCACCGAACCCCGCTGGCGCGCCGGTACCCCGTAA
- a CDS encoding SdrD B-like domain-containing protein — translation MNLRQGAVVLAGVSALSLAGPVAVAEEAAPTGVFGGAVWFDRDADGTRDAGEPGRWEAEVSFFDVLRGKPAGKAVTDTEGRYTSPKLPFGLYRIGHRLTEYAATTVPVRFALLGEDGQRTVDFGVRGASVSGAVWHDADRDGRQDAAEGPLADVTVAAVQPVTRYTTSGADGQYRIEDLPAGRVRLRASSTATPQWLTLTRPGRDSAFAWGSYTTRELRVRPGQDVRGVNAGYAESHYDGTLAVTTDRDPASVRVGETLDVTVYLANKGDTGQRVAVSLFLPAGVRVQGVGGDWTVVSTGPNVVVNSEHAVEPGRRERALHFTLVLDAPLTEPLQFHQRPDAGRDLDPSNDGGFLWVGSRP, via the coding sequence ATGAACCTGCGGCAAGGCGCCGTTGTCCTGGCCGGGGTGAGTGCGCTGTCACTGGCCGGGCCGGTGGCGGTGGCCGAGGAGGCGGCGCCGACGGGGGTGTTCGGGGGCGCGGTGTGGTTCGACCGCGACGCCGACGGGACGCGCGATGCGGGCGAGCCCGGTCGGTGGGAGGCGGAGGTGAGCTTCTTCGACGTGCTGCGCGGCAAGCCCGCGGGCAAGGCCGTCACCGACACCGAGGGCCGCTACACCTCACCCAAGCTGCCGTTCGGGCTCTACCGGATCGGCCACCGCCTGACCGAGTACGCGGCCACCACGGTGCCGGTGCGCTTCGCCCTGCTCGGTGAGGACGGGCAGCGGACCGTGGACTTCGGCGTGCGGGGCGCGAGCGTGTCCGGGGCGGTCTGGCACGACGCGGACCGGGACGGCCGCCAGGACGCCGCTGAGGGCCCGCTGGCCGACGTCACGGTGGCCGCGGTCCAGCCGGTGACCCGCTACACCACCTCCGGCGCGGACGGCCAGTACCGCATCGAGGACCTGCCCGCGGGCCGGGTGCGGCTGCGGGCCAGCTCCACGGCCACCCCGCAGTGGCTGACGCTGACCAGGCCGGGCCGCGACTCGGCCTTCGCCTGGGGCAGCTACACCACCCGTGAGCTGCGGGTACGCCCGGGCCAGGACGTGCGCGGCGTCAACGCGGGCTACGCCGAGTCCCACTACGACGGCACGCTGGCGGTCACCACCGACCGCGACCCGGCCTCGGTGCGGGTCGGCGAGACGCTCGACGTCACCGTGTACCTGGCCAACAAGGGCGACACCGGCCAGCGCGTGGCGGTCTCCCTGTTCCTGCCCGCCGGGGTGCGCGTCCAGGGCGTGGGCGGCGACTGGACCGTGGTCTCCACCGGCCCGAACGTCGTGGTCAACTCCGAACACGCGGTCGAACCCGGCCGCCGGGAACGCGCGCTGCACTTCACGCTGGTCCTGGACGCACCGCTGACCGAGCCGCTGCAGTTCCACCAGCGCCCGGACGCGGGCCGGGACCTGGACCCGAGCAACGACGGCGGGTTCCTGTGGGTGGGCTCGCGGCCGTAG
- a CDS encoding ESX secretion-associated protein EspG, whose product MASVALTPMEFYVSWEDFDPGPRPLVLDVVPDDVSDEEYEQQERMAWVGLADKGLGWPGRLNSWYTDLLRQFARPRTAIDLRFQLDQERLLRAMVTGSGEFVASGSVVDNQVRISEFGPTTMAEAAVELLPPHPPGSGQAITVPNDLLQYAAARAGKSYDAFAQELELGGMPAGPARALAQTVSAERLRGGQFGATGWDHWGERNRAEHVVSVVDNIAGRYSVRAIGEFTTVAPADTTSLVENLSQLLISVN is encoded by the coding sequence ATGGCCTCGGTCGCGCTCACGCCCATGGAGTTCTACGTGAGCTGGGAGGACTTCGACCCCGGCCCGCGGCCGCTGGTGCTCGACGTCGTCCCGGACGACGTCTCCGATGAGGAGTACGAGCAGCAGGAGCGCATGGCCTGGGTGGGCTTGGCGGACAAGGGCCTGGGCTGGCCCGGCCGCCTGAACTCCTGGTACACGGACCTGCTGCGGCAGTTCGCCCGCCCGCGCACGGCCATCGACCTGCGCTTCCAGCTCGACCAGGAGCGCCTGCTGCGCGCCATGGTCACCGGCTCCGGCGAGTTCGTGGCCAGCGGCAGCGTAGTCGACAACCAGGTGCGCATCTCCGAGTTCGGCCCGACCACGATGGCCGAGGCCGCGGTGGAGCTGCTGCCCCCGCACCCGCCCGGCTCGGGCCAGGCGATCACCGTGCCCAACGACCTGCTCCAGTACGCCGCCGCCCGCGCGGGCAAGTCCTACGACGCCTTCGCCCAGGAGCTGGAGCTCGGCGGCATGCCCGCCGGACCGGCCCGCGCGCTGGCGCAGACGGTGAGCGCGGAGCGGCTGCGCGGCGGCCAGTTCGGCGCCACCGGCTGGGACCACTGGGGCGAGCGCAACCGTGCTGAGCACGTGGTTTCCGTCGTGGACAACATCGCGGGCCGCTACTCGGTGCGCGCGATCGGCGAGTTCACGACGGTCGCCCCGGCGGATACGACGAGCCTGGTTGAGAATCTGTCCCAGCTGCTGATCTCGGTCAACTGA
- a CDS encoding SAM-dependent methyltransferase, with protein sequence MAQTQDWIPVGVDTTVPSSARIYDYILGGNHNFAVDRDTAETLKHITPNLRAVARLNRAFLGRVIRYLMAQGVRQFLDIGSGIPTVGNVHEIAHRVDPRCRVVYVDRDPVAVAHSELMLMSTSGTGVVHADMRDLDAIVSSAPVRQLIDFDEPVGLLFMLMLHWLPDEAGPAELVRGYRDLLAPGSYLALSHATDDQQKEDLDELSGAIRASRSADQVTPRTYDEIKAMFGDFELVEPGVVGCANWRADGPGDIADADSNTYMYVGVARKA encoded by the coding sequence ATGGCGCAGACGCAGGACTGGATCCCGGTCGGCGTCGACACGACAGTGCCGAGCAGCGCGCGGATCTACGACTACATTCTGGGCGGCAACCACAACTTCGCCGTCGACCGCGACACCGCCGAGACGCTCAAGCACATCACGCCGAACCTGCGCGCGGTCGCGCGGCTCAACCGCGCCTTCCTGGGCCGCGTCATCCGATACCTGATGGCACAAGGGGTTCGGCAGTTCCTGGACATCGGCTCGGGCATCCCGACCGTCGGCAACGTGCACGAGATCGCGCACCGCGTCGACCCGCGCTGCCGCGTGGTCTACGTCGACCGGGACCCGGTCGCGGTGGCACACAGCGAGCTCATGCTGATGAGCACCTCCGGCACCGGCGTGGTGCACGCGGACATGCGCGACCTGGACGCGATCGTCTCCAGCGCCCCGGTGCGGCAGCTGATCGACTTCGACGAGCCGGTCGGCCTGCTGTTCATGCTGATGCTGCACTGGCTGCCCGACGAGGCCGGTCCGGCCGAGCTCGTGCGCGGCTACCGCGACCTGCTCGCCCCGGGCAGCTACCTGGCGCTGAGCCACGCCACCGACGACCAGCAGAAGGAAGACCTGGACGAGCTCTCCGGCGCCATCCGCGCCTCGCGCAGCGCCGACCAGGTCACCCCGCGCACCTACGACGAGATCAAGGCCATGTTCGGCGACTTCGAGCTGGTCGAGCCGGGTGTGGTCGGCTGCGCCAACTGGCGGGCGGACGGTCCCGGCGACATCGCCGACGCCGACAGCAACACCTACATGTACGTCGGCGTCGCCCGGAAGGCCTGA
- a CDS encoding (Fe-S)-binding protein codes for MSAVHIVLGLISLAATLTWIVLLTAAVVRMVRTVRLGQPDGTRNGPVVARLKTMLKEILGHTRMLKWGTVGVAHWFVMVGFGSLVLTLVEAHGEVFDPAFELPIIGGWAPWGLFVELIGLTTVIGILVLIGIRQRNHPRRADRQSRFQGSNFWQAYFVEGVILGVGLCIFAIRAFKASSGLFHYPVWATPISYGLGALLPSAPIMVSVAAVLKIFISAAWAITISRNLNMGVAWHRFTAFFNIYFKREAEGGVALGAAKPMMSGGKPLDFEEADPEKDVFGAGKVEDFTWKGWLDFTTCTECGRCQSQCPAWNTGKPLSPKLVITQLRDHAYAKAPYLLAGGRKDMGGDEVGITGDDAEARLAKIDVLALAESERPLIGGPDELGVIDPEVLWSCTTCGACVEQCPVDIEHVDHIVDMRRYQVLIESNFPTELGGMFKNLENKGNPWGQNAKDRLAWTEGLDFEVPVFDGELGDTEYLFWVGCAGAFEDRAKKTTRAVAELLHLAGVSYTVLGPEETCTGDPARRAGNEFLFQMLAQQNVEVLNSVFEDRPKGKRKIVATCAHCFNSLANEYPQLGGEFEVVHHTQLLNRLVRERRLVPVAPLAEDVTYHDPCYLGRHNKVYTPPRELIGATGSAFREMPRHGDRSMCCGAGGARMWMEERIGKRINVDRVDEALGTAPTKIATGCPFCRVMLTDGVTQRQSDGQAANVEVVDVSQLLLSAVKRGKPAESEDVPTDEVPSGTPATEQDKVG; via the coding sequence ATGAGTGCTGTGCATATCGTGTTGGGCCTGATTTCGCTGGCCGCGACACTGACCTGGATCGTGCTGCTGACCGCGGCCGTGGTCCGGATGGTGCGCACGGTCCGGCTGGGCCAACCCGACGGGACGCGCAACGGGCCGGTCGTCGCCCGCCTCAAGACCATGCTCAAGGAGATCCTGGGCCACACCAGGATGCTCAAGTGGGGCACGGTCGGCGTGGCGCACTGGTTCGTCATGGTCGGCTTCGGCTCGCTGGTGCTGACCCTGGTCGAGGCGCACGGTGAGGTCTTCGACCCCGCCTTCGAGCTGCCGATCATCGGCGGCTGGGCGCCGTGGGGCCTGTTCGTCGAGCTGATCGGCCTGACCACGGTCATCGGCATCCTGGTGCTGATCGGCATCCGCCAGCGCAACCACCCGCGCCGCGCGGACCGCCAGTCCCGCTTCCAGGGCTCCAACTTCTGGCAGGCCTACTTCGTCGAGGGCGTCATCCTCGGCGTCGGCCTGTGCATCTTCGCCATCCGCGCGTTCAAGGCCTCCAGCGGCCTGTTCCACTACCCGGTCTGGGCCACGCCGATCTCCTACGGCCTGGGCGCGCTGCTGCCCAGTGCGCCGATCATGGTGTCGGTCGCCGCGGTGCTGAAGATCTTCATCTCCGCCGCGTGGGCCATCACCATCTCGCGCAACCTGAACATGGGCGTCGCCTGGCACCGGTTCACCGCGTTCTTCAACATCTACTTCAAGCGCGAGGCCGAGGGCGGCGTGGCGCTGGGCGCGGCCAAGCCGATGATGAGCGGCGGCAAGCCCCTCGACTTCGAGGAGGCCGACCCGGAGAAGGACGTCTTCGGCGCGGGCAAGGTCGAGGACTTCACCTGGAAGGGCTGGCTGGACTTCACCACGTGCACCGAGTGCGGCCGCTGCCAGTCGCAGTGCCCCGCCTGGAACACGGGCAAGCCACTGTCCCCGAAGCTGGTCATCACGCAGCTGCGCGACCACGCCTACGCCAAGGCCCCGTACCTGCTGGCCGGTGGCCGCAAGGACATGGGCGGCGACGAGGTCGGCATCACCGGTGACGACGCCGAGGCACGCCTTGCCAAGATCGACGTACTGGCGCTGGCCGAGTCCGAGCGCCCGCTGATCGGCGGCCCGGACGAGCTGGGCGTCATCGACCCCGAGGTGCTGTGGTCCTGCACCACCTGCGGCGCGTGCGTGGAGCAGTGCCCGGTCGACATCGAGCACGTGGACCACATCGTCGACATGCGCCGGTACCAGGTGCTGATCGAGTCGAACTTCCCGACCGAGCTGGGCGGGATGTTCAAGAACCTCGAGAACAAGGGCAACCCCTGGGGCCAGAACGCCAAGGACCGCCTGGCCTGGACCGAGGGCCTGGACTTCGAGGTGCCGGTCTTCGACGGCGAGCTGGGCGACACCGAGTACCTGTTCTGGGTCGGCTGCGCGGGCGCGTTCGAGGACCGGGCGAAGAAGACCACGCGCGCGGTGGCCGAGCTGCTGCACCTGGCGGGCGTGAGCTACACGGTGCTCGGCCCGGAGGAGACCTGCACCGGTGACCCGGCGCGCCGCGCGGGCAACGAGTTCCTGTTCCAGATGCTGGCGCAGCAGAACGTCGAGGTGCTGAACTCGGTCTTCGAGGACCGCCCCAAGGGCAAGCGCAAGATCGTGGCCACCTGCGCGCACTGCTTCAACTCGCTGGCCAACGAGTACCCGCAGCTGGGTGGTGAGTTCGAGGTCGTGCACCACACCCAGCTGCTGAACCGCCTGGTCCGCGAACGCCGCCTGGTCCCGGTCGCCCCGCTGGCCGAGGACGTCACCTACCACGACCCGTGTTACCTGGGCCGCCACAACAAGGTCTACACCCCGCCGCGCGAGCTCATCGGCGCCACCGGCTCCGCCTTCCGCGAGATGCCGCGCCACGGCGACCGCTCCATGTGCTGCGGCGCCGGTGGCGCCCGCATGTGGATGGAGGAGCGCATCGGCAAGCGCATCAACGTGGACCGCGTCGACGAGGCCCTGGGCACCGCCCCCACCAAGATCGCCACCGGCTGCCCCTTCTGCCGCGTGATGCTCACCGACGGCGTGACCCAGCGCCAGAGCGACGGCCAGGCGGCCAACGTGGAGGTCGTGGACGTCTCGCAGCTGCTGCTGAGCGCGGTCAAGCGCGGCAAGCCCGCCGAGTCGGAGGACGTGCCGACCGACGAGGTCCCCAGCGGCACCCCGGCCACGGAGCAGGACAAGGTCGGCTGA